GAGTATCTGTCGATTTACCCGTTAATATTTTAATCGTTTCAATCATTTCTAGCGCGTTACCCGCACTGTTAGACAATGGCTGACTCATATCAGTAAGTAATACGCGCGTATTAACGCCCGCTAAGTTCGCCACTCTAGCAATTGATTGCGCTAACGCCTTAGATTGATCAAAAGTCGGCATGATTGCACCACTGCCCACTTTTACATCCATGACTAAGCCGTCTAATCCTTCTGCTAACTTCTTAGAAAGAATTGAAGCAGTAACCAAAGGAATGGATTCTACCGTTGCACTAATATCACGAACGCTGTAAACACGACGGTCAGCAGGAGCGAACTCGCTAGTTTGACCGATGATCGCAATACCTAAATCTTTAACTACTTTTCTAAATTCAGCTTCGTCAGGGTATGTATTGTATCCTGGAATTGAATGCAGTTTGTCGATAGTGCCACCTGTGTGACCTAACCCTTTTCCTGCAATCATAGGCACATAAACGTCTGCCGCAGCGACCAATGGACCAAGCACTAAGCTTACTAAGTCACCAACGCCACCAGTAGAATGCTTATCTACCACGTAGCCGTCTAACTCTGGCCAACTTAATACTTTACCTGAATTTTTCATGGCATTAGTTAGGTATACGATTTCATCATCGCTCATACCGTTTAAAAAGGTCGCCATTGTGAATGCTGCGATTTGCGCATCGCTTACGGAGTTGTCGGTAATACCACCAACAAAAGCTTGAATATCCGCCTCTAATAGCGGTTTTTTGTCTCTAATTGTACGAATAATTTCTTGAGGTATTAACACTGTGATTTCTCTTTCTTGTTAATTGGAGTATTTGACGATAAATAGGATTAATTCTCAAGTGCTATCTGCAATTTTGCGATAAATTTCGTTGCTGGTCGCACCACAATTGTACAAAAGTTAGCCCCAACAAAATGAAACAAGAGCATCAACATAAATGTCGTGCTCTATGCAAAATACACTCAGACCTTGCTTAAACTTTCCAGCTACAAGATTCTCTGTTTATAACTGCGTCTATTAAGTAATCCTAGTATGCTTAATATCATCAACATGATGATGCTCGGCTCTGAAACGACAACAGCTGGTCGCTGTACCGCAATACCTCTTAAGCCGCCAAAACTTCCGCTATAAAGCGTATTAATTGTACCTAACCCATCTGCGCTGGCTTTTTGCACGCTATCGTTTGTTGTCGAACCCGGACCGTCAAATGTAATCCAAAATAACTCGTTGGTCGTTACATCGATATCAATGCTTCTTACAAAG
This is a stretch of genomic DNA from Flocculibacter collagenilyticus. It encodes these proteins:
- the deoA gene encoding thymidine phosphorylase → MLIPQEIIRTIRDKKPLLEADIQAFVGGITDNSVSDAQIAAFTMATFLNGMSDDEIVYLTNAMKNSGKVLSWPELDGYVVDKHSTGGVGDLVSLVLGPLVAAADVYVPMIAGKGLGHTGGTIDKLHSIPGYNTYPDEAEFRKVVKDLGIAIIGQTSEFAPADRRVYSVRDISATVESIPLVTASILSKKLAEGLDGLVMDVKVGSGAIMPTFDQSKALAQSIARVANLAGVNTRVLLTDMSQPLSNSAGNALEMIETIKILTGKSTDTRLIELILQQAASMISIAKDMSLDDAYTLSTELLSSGKAAEKFAKMVASMGGPADLLEHYTSIFAPAPIIKPVLATHTGIVQAIDAREVGMSVVALGGGRRHPEDALDYRVGITEMLPVGTKVEAGQPIAMVHANSEESLIVASQRLVGSYQVGDSALAEIPLILESF